CAGGTCGATGAGTTTCCGGGTCGCCGGGTTGACCAGCGGGCTGATCTTCTCAAGCGCCACACCACTCTTCAACTGCTTGCCTGCATCATCGTACAGGTCAATAGTTTCCTTGTATTTTGCCATAATTTTCCTCCATTACCCTCTTTAAGTGCATACAATCCGTGAGTGTGAACTGAACGCTAAAAGTATCGCTGGCTGTGACTGACGGTGACTACTGCACGTCCTCGTGGGACAAAAAGATAGTAACCTTCTCTGATGATATAAGCATTGCTATTTATGTCTATAATTAGATATATATCCGGAGTGCGATATTAAATATCTGCTGAATAATAGTCGATTGAACGAGATAGCAAATGTATCATACCACCCCCGGGGTAGTATGAATTACCTAAAATTATGCTACTTCGTGTTACTCTTTTTGTGGCGGGCACGTCCGATATCCGACGATCGACACCACTCTCCATGCGCGGCAAAAAAAAGAGGGGTTCAGGCCGCGATCCGCTGGTAGAGTTTAGCGTAGATCGGCTGACCTTTCCGTTTTCGGTGGCGCTCTCCGAGGTCGCCCTCGTAGAGAGCAAACCGTCCTTTGATGCCGTCCGAATCGATATCGACATCCTCGCGGTATGCAAAGCCGGGCATCATGACATCGATGTTGCCAAAGACGTAGATCTCGCCTTCAACCATCTGTCCCCCAAGACGCCTCTTTGCATTGCCCTTGATGACGATCTTCCCGCCTTCGGCGTGGGTGGCGACGTGGACATCGACATCGCCGCCGACGACGATCTCGCCGCCGGTCATGAAGGTGCCGAGATCGCTGCCGGCATTGCCCGTGACGGTGATCTTGCCGCCGGCCATGCCGCGCCAGTCTCCACGGTATGCAGCGCCGAGATAGTTCCCGGCGTTGCCGTTGATGACCATCTCGCCGCCCTTCATGCCGGTGCCGGCAAAGCTGTCAACGTTCCCGTTCACCGTGATCTTGCCGCCCTGCATCCAGGCTCCGACGTACATATCGGCGTTGCCGTTCACCACGACCTCGCCGCCGGTCATCTTCATGCCGATGTACTTGACCCGGGAGAGGTCGCCGTTGACGACGATCTTCGTCTCTTCGGCGGTCGCTCCCGCTTTGCCGGAGACCTCGAAGAAGTCCCCGAGCCGGTACTGCTCCCGGCCCACGTACACATGGAGGTCGGCGATCTCTTCCGCCTTCTTCCCGGCGAACGCATCGGGGGTGATGTTGTCAGCCTCGAGATACAACCCGGGCTGGTCCTTTATGGTGAGTGTAACGGTTTCCATCCTTCTCACCTCACTGTGTGGCATCAACCTCGATCACGTACGGGTTGGGCACATAGTGGTGGCCGGCAACCTCGTAGTTGTTTAAGGTGACGGTGTAGTAGCGGAGGAACTTCTCCTTGACGTCACGCATCACCTGCGGGTTCTCGTTGACCTTGGCGTTCACCCAGAGCGTCCGCTTGTTGCCGTTGCTCGCGATCTCGTGGTCGACGATGACCTGGACACCGGTCTTGAAGAGGTGCTCTGCGCTCGAGAACGCCTTCTCGATGTCGTCGGGCGCGTAGGGCTCGTTCGGGTTGAAGTCAAAGACCGCAACATCCGCTTCGAGGCCGGGTGCAAGCCCGCCGTACATGTGCGCGAGGCCGAGCGATTTCGCCGGTCCGGCACGGGTCATCTGCGCGATCTCGTAGAGGCCGAGTTCGCGGTCGATGCCGGCGAGGTTGGTCGCCTCGATGACCTTGTCCTTGTGCTTGAAGGCGTCGAACTGCTGGTTCCGAGCGTCCTGGCTCATGAGCCACTTCATGATCCGCGGGTAGCGGATGAACGGCCCGGCGTTCGGGTGGTCGGTGGTCATGAAGATCCGCATCGGGTCTTTTGCGAGCAGCGCGAGTTCGAGGCCGATGCACCACTGGATGGCGCAGACCTTGATGCCGGGACTGTAGACGTACGGTACGACCCCGGACCCGGTCTCGAGTTCCACGTCGACGTTCGCCCACTTCAGGTGGTTCAGTTCGGTGAGGTGGTGCTCGAACGGCCCGTCGGCGGTCATGGTCGTGGTCTCATCGAGCGTCACCTGACCCATGTCGATGGTGATGTTGTCGTGAGAGTTCACGTAGTCCATGATCTCCTTCGCCCGCGAATCCACGTTCGCCCAGGAGTCGCCACCGTAGGAGTGGAACTGGACGTGGGTGTGGTGCATCACCTGATCGCGGCCGAACTTGCTGTTGGGCTTGATGCCCTCCGAGAGCCTGAACGAGTCGAGTGTCGTCGTGTAGTTGCCGGGGTTCCCGAGGTTGTTCGCGTGCATGTGCATCGAGTGCGGGAGACCGAGGTACTCGTTCGCCTCGATGAGGCCCTTGA
The genomic region above belongs to Methanoculleus oceani and contains:
- a CDS encoding formylmethanofuran dehydrogenase subunit C — protein: METVTLTIKDQPGLYLEADNITPDAFAGKKAEEIADLHVYVGREQYRLGDFFEVSGKAGATAEETKIVVNGDLSRVKYIGMKMTGGEVVVNGNADMYVGAWMQGGKITVNGNVDSFAGTGMKGGEMVINGNAGNYLGAAYRGDWRGMAGGKITVTGNAGSDLGTFMTGGEIVVGGDVDVHVATHAEGGKIVIKGNAKRRLGGQMVEGEIYVFGNIDVMMPGFAYREDVDIDSDGIKGRFALYEGDLGERHRKRKGQPIYAKLYQRIAA
- a CDS encoding formylmethanofuran dehydrogenase subunit A — translated: MAEYLIKNGFVFDPVLGIRGDKADIAIKDGKIVETTAVKSPKVIDAAGKTVMAGGVDIHAHVAGPKVNVGRNFRPEDKLFGYKPKSGIERMQGGFSVPTTIRTGYNYARMGYTTVMEAAMPPLYARHTHEEMRDTPILDQGAYPVFGNNWFVLEYLKNHEIENTAAYIAWLLRATKGYAVKVVNPGGTEAWGWGLNCENVHDPVPYFDITPAQIIKGLIEANEYLGLPHSMHMHANNLGNPGNYTTTLDSFRLSEGIKPNSKFGRDQVMHHTHVQFHSYGGDSWANVDSRAKEIMDYVNSHDNITIDMGQVTLDETTTMTADGPFEHHLTELNHLKWANVDVELETGSGVVPYVYSPGIKVCAIQWCIGLELALLAKDPMRIFMTTDHPNAGPFIRYPRIMKWLMSQDARNQQFDAFKHKDKVIEATNLAGIDRELGLYEIAQMTRAGPAKSLGLAHMYGGLAPGLEADVAVFDFNPNEPYAPDDIEKAFSSAEHLFKTGVQVIVDHEIASNGNKRTLWVNAKVNENPQVMRDVKEKFLRYYTVTLNNYEVAGHHYVPNPYVIEVDATQ